A DNA window from Streptomyces sp. CA-278952 contains the following coding sequences:
- a CDS encoding adenine phosphoribosyltransferase gives MTSTTESTRELLLSRIRDVADYPKPGVMFKDITPLLADPVAFTALTDALAELCVRHGATKIVGLEARGFILAAPVAVRAGMGFIPVRKAGKLPGATLSQSYELEYGSAEIEIHAEDLDAEDRVMIIDDVLATGGTAEASLELIRRAGAQVAGVAVLMELGFLAGRARLEPGLAGAPLEALITV, from the coding sequence ATGACGAGCACCACCGAATCCACCAGGGAGCTGCTGCTCAGCCGGATCCGCGATGTCGCGGACTACCCGAAGCCGGGCGTGATGTTCAAGGACATCACCCCGCTGCTCGCGGACCCGGTGGCCTTCACGGCGCTCACCGACGCCCTCGCGGAGCTGTGCGTACGGCACGGCGCCACGAAGATCGTCGGCCTGGAGGCGCGCGGCTTCATCCTGGCCGCGCCCGTCGCGGTCCGGGCCGGCATGGGGTTCATCCCGGTCCGCAAGGCCGGGAAGCTCCCCGGCGCCACGCTGAGCCAGTCCTACGAGCTGGAGTACGGCAGCGCGGAGATCGAGATCCACGCCGAGGACCTCGACGCGGAGGACCGGGTCATGATCATCGACGACGTCCTCGCCACCGGCGGCACCGCCGAGGCCTCCCTGGAGCTCATCCGGCGGGCCGGCGCCCAGGTCGCGGGCGTCGCGGTGCTCATGGAGCTCGGCTTCCTCGCGGGCCGGGCCCGCCTGGAGCCGGGCCTCGCAGGCGCACCGCTGGAGGCTCTGATCACGGTCTGA